Genomic DNA from Salinibacter pepae:
GATGAGCCCCTCCTCCACCGCGGTGCCCAGCTCGTCGAGCAGGGCGGAGGAGGCCTCCCAGTCCGCCTCGTCCATCAGGCCGTAGACGGACCGGCGGAGCAGCCCGGTGGCCGTCCACACGATGTTGGCCGCCACCAGCAGCCCCACCGCGGGGTCGAGCCAACGGATGCCGGTGACCCACACGAGCCCAACCCCGACGATGACGCCCAGGCTCGTCCACATGTCGGTCAACACGTGCTCCCCGTTCGACACGAGGACGAGGCTGTTGGTGCGCCGCCCCACGCGGACGAGGTATTTTCCAAGCGCGAAGTTGACGGCCGTAAGCCCGCCGATGAGGTAGAGGCCCACGTCGAGCTGCCGAAGGTCGGCGCCCGTCACGAGGTCCTGCACGGCCATCCACCCGATGCCGACGGCGGCGGCAAGAATAAGGGCGCCCTCCACAGCCGACGCAAAGTACGCCACCTTGCCGTGCCCGTACGGGTGCTCCACGTCCGGCGGCGTGGACGCGTACCACAGGCTGAAGCCCGCGAACCCGGTCGCGAAGAGGTGGATGACGGACTCCGCGGCGTCGGAGAGGATCGCGGTG
This window encodes:
- a CDS encoding cation diffusion facilitator family transporter; translation: MFESQSSHDEPRDEAERARRRAMTASLLVSFLMLVGKLTAASLTGSTAILSDAAESVIHLFATGFAGFSLWYASTPPDVEHPYGHGKVAYFASAVEGALILAAAVGIGWMAVQDLVTGADLRQLDVGLYLIGGLTAVNFALGKYLVRVGRRTNSLVLVSNGEHVLTDMWTSLGVIVGVGLVWVTGIRWLDPAVGLLVAANIVWTATGLLRRSVYGLMDEADWEASSALLDELGTAVEEGLIASFHQVRHRTSGDQVWIEYHLMFPGDMPIHEAHARSHEVEDRVDALFPDEDVHVTAHLEPRQHDEAHPDEHREPTDPLREVLR